Proteins encoded in a region of the Planococcus citri chromosome 1, ihPlaCitr1.1, whole genome shotgun sequence genome:
- the LOC135842807 gene encoding fibroblast growth factor receptor homolog 1-like, producing MVNLVTEMQLMKIIGRHENVLRLLGCCTIDGPTLLISEYSSHGNLLDFLQKNHHPTTSQKVTQHDLSEETLITFALQIAKGMEYLASIGFVHRDLADRNILVFDNNVVKIADFGLARDIRQADYYRLKTGGKLPVKWMAPEALTDRRHTSKSDVWSYGVLLWELMTLGDDPYPLYNDAKKLMDDIESGYRLKKPANCSINTYSLMYKCWNYLPADRPEFTNIIKDLDGMLMNFDKAIEQPDPPSSNYSSTTESDDTDDETNAIEQLHPHSSKYTIESDNTDDEINDLLKICVE from the exons ATGGTAAATTTAGTCACGGAAATGCAACTGATGAAAATCATCGGCAGACATGAAAATGTACTAAGACTACTCGGATGTTGCACAATCGATGGACCTACGCTCCTCATCAGCGAATACTCGTCGCATGGAAATTTACTcgatttcctccaaaaaaatcatcaccccACCACATCCCAAAAAGTCACACAACATGATCTGTCTGAAGAAACACTAATTACATTTGCTCTACAAATAGCAAAAGGAATGGAGTACTTGGCTTCCATTGGA ttcgTCCACCGAGACCTCGCAGATCGAAATATTCTTGTATTTGACAACAATGTCGTGAAAATAGCCGATTTCGGATTAGCCAGAGATATTCGACAAGCCGACTACTATAGATTAAAAACCGGTGGTAAACTTCCAGTCAAATGGATGGCACCTGAAGCCTTAACAGACAGACGCCACACATCAAAATCCGACGT ATGGTCCTACGGCGTATTACTTTGGGAGCTGATGACGTTGGGCGATGATCCTTATCCGTTGTACAacgatgcaaaaaaattaatggacgACATTGAGTCAGGGTATCGCTTAAAGAAGCCCGCCAACTGTTCGATTAACAC GTACTCTCTAATGTACAAATGCTGGAATTATCTGCCCGCGGATCGGCCTGAATTTACAAATATCATTAAAGATTTGGATGGCATGCTGATGAATTTTGACAAA GCAATCGAACAACCTGATCCTCCCAGCTCAAACTATTCGAGTACAACAGAATCCGATGACACAGATGATGAAACCAACGCAATCGAACAACTTCATCCTCATAGCTCAAAATACACGATTGAATCCGATAACACAGATGACGAAATCAACGATCTATTGAAAATCTGTGTTGAATGA
- the LOC135838049 gene encoding fibroblast growth factor receptor homolog 1-like, whose amino-acid sequence MLKNSHTDADMVNLVTEMQLMKIIGRHENVLRLLGCCTIDGPTLLIIEYSSHGNLLDFLQKNHHPTTAQKVTQNDLSEEVLITFALQIAKGMEYLASIRFVHRDLAARNILVFDNHVVKIADFGLTRDVRQVDYYKLKTGGKLPVKWMAPEALTDRRHTSKSDVWSYGVLLWEIMTLGDEPYPLYNDAEKLMEDIESGYRLKKPANCSINMYSLMYKCWNYLPEDRPQFTNIIKGLDAVLMNCDKTIEQPDPQSSNLSTESDDTADETNDLQDV is encoded by the exons atgttgaaaa ATAGCCACACTGACGCAGATATGGTTAATTTAGTCACGGAGATGCAACTGATGAAAATCATCGGCAGACATGAAAATGTACTAAGACTACTCGGTTGTTGTACAATCGATGGACCTACACTTCTCATCATCGAATACTCCTCGCATGGAAATTTACTcgatttcctccaaaaaaatcatcaccccACCACAGCCCAAAAAGTTACACAAAATGATTTGTCTGAAGAAGTACTAATTACGTTCGCTCTGCAAATAGCAAAAGGCATGGAGTACTTGGCTTCCATTAGA tTCGTTCACCGAGACCTCGCAGCTCGAAATATTCTAGTATTTGACAACCATGTCGTGAAAATAGCTGATTTCGGATTAACCAGAGATGTTCGACAAGTTGACTACTATAAATTAAAAACCGGTGGTAAACTTCCAGTCAAATGGATGGCACCCGAAGCCTTAACGGACAGACGTCACACGTCAAAATCCGACGT GTGGTCATACGGGGTATTACTTTGGGAGATTATGACATTGGGTGATGAACCTTATCCGTTATATAACGATGCAGAAAAATTAATGGAAGACATCGAGTCAGGATATCGTTTAAAGAAGCCCGCCAACTGTTCGATCAACAT GTACAGTCTAATGTACAAATGCTGGAATTATCTGCCCGAAGATCGACCTCAATTTACAAATATTATTAAAGGCTTGGATGCCGTACTGATGAATTGTGACAAA ACTATCGAACAACCTGATCCTCAAAGCTCAAACCTTTCAACAGAATCCGATGACACAGCTGATGAAACCAACGATCTACAAGACGTATAG